In Armatimonadota bacterium, one DNA window encodes the following:
- a CDS encoding PEGA domain-containing protein — protein sequence MGELRSFAPGPKREQSCPICGSRLLAGALYCEHCGTDLSRTGVLFSTDVRPLSASRRGSAGRWILGIAVGTATAVAALAVLGGLPAVSARVPTLRALRDGTGQTVQRAVRWSRDLVAHRAPTPSPGVLPAPGAASPVLAGLTLTVLSTPPGAAVYLNDRPAGTTPLAIEGLEPGTYRVKILRAGYAPEVRTVNVGPGDATVEVALAAPPRTPPPSRTSPRPAPRTAARPPASSPRPPMVGTPAPPFSLKDRLGIIYRLESFRGRRTAVLFVWDLEPDEQRLIRELDDRAEQTPALAALVVVMRADRVAVRGFLATWPVRVPLVFGTPQVARQYRLTPGVPALYLISERGTIDRVYTGTVRPRTLR from the coding sequence ATGGGGGAGCTGCGGTCGTTCGCACCCGGGCCGAAAAGGGAGCAATCGTGTCCGATCTGCGGCTCGCGCCTGCTGGCCGGCGCCCTGTACTGCGAGCACTGCGGCACCGACCTGTCCCGCACCGGCGTGCTGTTCTCGACCGACGTGCGGCCCCTGTCGGCATCCCGCCGGGGCTCGGCCGGCCGGTGGATCCTGGGCATTGCGGTCGGCACAGCCACCGCCGTGGCCGCCCTCGCCGTCCTGGGCGGCCTGCCGGCAGTCAGCGCCCGGGTTCCCACGCTGCGGGCGCTGCGCGACGGGACCGGGCAGACGGTGCAGCGGGCGGTCAGGTGGAGCCGGGACCTGGTCGCGCACCGCGCGCCGACGCCTTCCCCGGGGGTTCTGCCGGCGCCGGGGGCCGCATCCCCTGTGCTCGCCGGATTGACGCTGACCGTGCTGTCCACGCCCCCCGGCGCCGCGGTCTACCTCAACGACCGGCCGGCCGGCACCACGCCGCTGGCGATCGAGGGGCTGGAGCCGGGGACCTACCGGGTGAAAATCCTCCGGGCGGGATACGCCCCGGAGGTGCGCACGGTGAACGTGGGCCCGGGGGACGCCACGGTGGAGGTGGCGCTGGCGGCGCCGCCCCGGACGCCGCCTCCGTCCCGGACATCTCCCCGACCCGCGCCCCGGACCGCTGCGCGGCCGCCCGCCTCCTCCCCCAGGCCGCCGATGGTCGGCACTCCCGCTCCGCCGTTCTCGCTGAAGGACCGGCTGGGGATCATCTATCGCCTGGAGTCCTTCCGCGGCCGGCGGACGGCGGTCCTGTTTGTCTGGGACCTGGAGCCCGACGAACAGCGGCTCATCCGCGAGCTGGACGACCGGGCGGAGCAGACCCCCGCGCTGGCCGCCCTGGTGGTCGTGATGCGGGCTGACCGGGTAGCGGTGCGCGGATTTCTGGCCACCTGGCCGGTGCGGGTGCCGCTGGTCTTCGGCACGCCTCAGGTGGCCCGCCAGTACCGGCTGACTCCCGGGGTCCCCGCGCTCTACCTGATCTCCGAGCGAGGGACCATTGACCGGGTGTACACCGGCACCGTGCGGCCGCGCACGCTTAGGTGA
- a CDS encoding HAD-IA family hydrolase, whose product MALRAVTLDVYSALVDTVGGLQAALVDVLAGRGQGQRARELAGRWRRYHRDYLLVAAALDGEPASNRRALTVSLRRALGDLQPPLRGDEEDALLAAWERLPPWPETVDVLRALRARPLRLGVLSNGDRGALAALLRTLPVAVDVIVSTEGGRFKPHRWVYEQAVALMGVSRDELLHVAGSPTDAVGATAAGIRTVWVNREGEAVCDPRYAPAWEVSDLRGILPVVDGLLAGLDSPGGL is encoded by the coding sequence ATGGCGCTGCGCGCGGTCACGCTGGACGTCTACTCGGCGCTGGTGGACACGGTGGGCGGCCTGCAGGCCGCCCTGGTGGACGTGCTGGCCGGGCGGGGGCAGGGCCAGCGGGCCCGCGAGCTGGCCGGGCGGTGGCGCCGGTATCACCGCGACTACCTGCTGGTGGCCGCGGCCCTGGACGGCGAGCCCGCCAGCAACCGCCGGGCCCTGACGGTCTCCCTGCGGCGGGCCCTGGGGGACCTGCAGCCGCCGCTGCGCGGCGACGAGGAGGACGCCCTGCTGGCGGCGTGGGAGAGGCTGCCGCCGTGGCCGGAGACCGTCGACGTCCTGCGGGCCCTGCGGGCGCGGCCCCTGCGCCTGGGGGTGCTGTCCAACGGGGACCGGGGGGCGCTGGCGGCCCTGCTGCGGACCCTGCCGGTGGCGGTGGACGTGATCGTCTCCACCGAGGGAGGCCGGTTCAAGCCGCACCGGTGGGTGTACGAGCAGGCGGTGGCGCTGATGGGCGTGAGCCGGGACGAGCTGCTCCACGTGGCGGGCTCGCCGACGGACGCGGTCGGGGCGACGGCTGCCGGCATCCGCACCGTCTGGGTGAACCGGGAGGGAGAGGCGGTGTGTGACCCCCGCTACGCCCCTGCGTGGGAGGTCTCCGACCTGCGCGGCATCCTCCCGGTCGTGGACGGCCTGCTGGCGGGGCTGGACAGCCCCGGGGGGCTGTAG
- a CDS encoding EamA family transporter, translating to MTPRLRGILCVAGAATCWGLSGVVAKILFTRGVDPWTLVEIRLTAASAVLLAAFAASRMPVRVPRRLAVPLVLLGLSMTGAQSAYYLAIHLAGVPTALFLQYTAPVLVAVYGRLIGGEPLTPRRAAAIALTVAGTYALVTGGEGLRADPLGVLSGMGAAVAFAAYVLLGRGPAREAGAARMLLYALGTGAVVWSLIVPPWSAYGRPYTPAEWVLMALIVVCGTVVPFGLFLYGLRSISGTVASLTATVEPVVGSAAAVLILGEALGAVQVAGALAILAGVLLVQTPDPARADRDVTDL from the coding sequence ATGACCCCCCGCCTGCGCGGGATCCTGTGCGTGGCCGGAGCCGCCACCTGCTGGGGCCTGTCCGGGGTGGTGGCCAAGATTCTGTTCACCCGCGGCGTGGACCCCTGGACGCTGGTGGAGATCCGCCTGACGGCGGCCAGCGCGGTCCTCCTGGCGGCGTTCGCCGCCTCACGGATGCCGGTGCGGGTGCCCCGCCGCCTGGCGGTCCCCCTGGTCCTGCTGGGACTGTCCATGACCGGCGCCCAGAGCGCGTACTACCTGGCCATCCACCTGGCCGGCGTGCCGACCGCCCTGTTCCTGCAGTACACCGCACCGGTCCTGGTGGCGGTGTACGGCCGCCTGATCGGCGGCGAGCCGCTGACGCCCCGGCGGGCCGCGGCCATCGCGCTGACCGTCGCCGGAACGTACGCCCTGGTCACCGGGGGCGAGGGCCTCCGCGCGGACCCCCTGGGCGTGCTGAGCGGCATGGGAGCGGCCGTCGCATTCGCCGCGTACGTCCTCCTGGGCCGCGGCCCGGCCCGGGAGGCGGGGGCCGCCCGCATGTTGCTGTACGCCCTGGGAACGGGCGCCGTCGTGTGGAGCCTGATCGTCCCGCCCTGGTCGGCCTACGGCCGGCCGTACACGCCGGCCGAGTGGGTCCTGATGGCCCTCATCGTCGTCTGCGGGACCGTGGTGCCGTTCGGTCTGTTCCTGTACGGCCTGCGCTCCATCAGCGGGACCGTGGCCAGCCTGACCGCCACGGTGGAACCGGTGGTGGGCAGCGCGGCGGCTGTCCTCATCCTCGGCGAGGCGCTGGGCGCCGTCCAGGTGGCCGGCGCCCTGGCCATCCTCGCCGGCGTCCTCCTCGTGCAGACTCCCGACCCGGCGCGGGCTGACCGGGATGTGACAGATCTGTGA
- a CDS encoding DUF2877 domain-containing protein, which yields MWRARLVGRTVLPRLSAECRGGVLATFARSCYLDLDGEVVAVVAGDLPAGPFAVVVEGTPPLAGVPAGAPAAAGGDRIRIGDALEVDLRPAVPWDPLLAPWAGMPAHLDDHLALLRRLLLDGASPNGLGRVAAGGTDDGPLARRAQPALAALATGLRDRDARALGAAARGLAGLGPGLTPSGDDVLTGCLLALSLWPTRRPDLRSLIAGQAISRTTRISAAYLAAAARGEAGGDWHHLRDALAESDPDAVRRAAARLLALGETSGADMLGGFLLAAQALVPPA from the coding sequence ATGTGGCGGGCGCGGCTGGTGGGCCGCACGGTCCTGCCGCGCCTGAGCGCCGAATGCCGGGGCGGGGTTCTGGCCACGTTCGCCCGCAGCTGCTACCTGGATCTGGACGGGGAGGTGGTGGCGGTGGTCGCGGGCGACCTGCCGGCCGGCCCGTTCGCCGTGGTGGTGGAGGGCACCCCGCCGCTGGCCGGCGTGCCCGCGGGCGCGCCCGCGGCCGCAGGTGGCGACCGGATCCGGATCGGAGATGCCCTTGAGGTGGACCTGCGCCCGGCTGTTCCCTGGGATCCGCTCCTTGCTCCCTGGGCCGGCATGCCGGCGCACCTGGACGATCACCTCGCCCTCCTGCGACGCCTGCTCCTGGACGGCGCGTCCCCCAACGGACTGGGCCGCGTGGCCGCGGGAGGGACGGACGATGGCCCTCTCGCCCGACGGGCACAGCCGGCACTGGCAGCCCTGGCCACGGGGCTCCGCGACCGGGACGCCCGCGCCCTCGGCGCGGCCGCCCGAGGGCTGGCAGGACTGGGCCCGGGCCTGACCCCCTCCGGGGACGACGTCCTCACCGGGTGCCTGCTCGCCCTGTCCCTCTGGCCGACCCGGCGGCCCGACCTGAGGTCCCTGATCGCCGGACAAGCCATCTCCCGCACGACGCGCATCAGCGCCGCCTACCTGGCCGCGGCCGCGCGGGGGGAAGCCGGAGGGGACTGGCACCACCTGCGGGATGCCCTGGCCGAGTCCGACCCCGACGCCGTCCGCCGGGCCGCCGCGCGCCTCCTGGCGTTGGGCGAGACGTCGGGGGCCGACATGCTGGGCGGATTCCTCCTGGCCGCGCAGGCGCTGGTGCCCCCGGCCTGA
- a CDS encoding CoA transferase, translating to MMPLDDLLVVDLSRALAGPFCTLMLSDLGARVIKVETPEGGDDTRGWGPPFVGTESAYFLSVNRNKESLTLNLKDPRGVAVLRRLLQRADVLVENFRPGTMERLGLGYARVHADFPRLIYASISGFGQDGPARDRAAYDLILQGMGGLMSITGEEDGPPVKVGVAIADIGAGMYAAFGILAALRARERTGTGQWVDAALLDGQVSWLTYAAAIYFATGESMGRLGSAHPTIVPYQAFRTADGYLNVAVGSEAIWKRFCEAVDPGLAGDPRYATNRDRVAHRRDLVAHLSRLFARRTTAAWMEILDAAGVPNGPILTIAEVFGHPQVLHRQMVVEMDHPAAGRIRQTGLPVKLSATPGRLRTPPPTLGQHTTAILRELGYSDAEVAALRADGVV from the coding sequence ATGATGCCCCTGGACGACCTCCTGGTGGTGGACCTGAGCCGGGCGCTGGCGGGGCCGTTCTGCACCCTGATGCTGTCCGACCTGGGCGCCCGGGTGATCAAGGTGGAAACTCCCGAGGGCGGGGACGACACCCGCGGGTGGGGGCCGCCGTTTGTGGGCACCGAGAGCGCCTACTTTCTGAGCGTGAACCGCAACAAGGAGAGCCTGACCCTCAACCTCAAGGACCCCCGGGGGGTGGCCGTCCTGCGCCGGTTGCTACAGCGGGCCGACGTGCTGGTGGAAAACTTCCGCCCGGGCACCATGGAGCGGCTGGGCCTGGGCTACGCCCGGGTGCATGCGGACTTCCCCCGGCTGATCTACGCCAGCATCTCGGGGTTCGGACAGGACGGGCCCGCCCGCGATCGCGCCGCCTACGACCTGATCCTCCAGGGCATGGGCGGGCTGATGAGCATCACCGGGGAGGAGGACGGGCCGCCGGTGAAGGTGGGGGTGGCCATCGCCGACATCGGCGCCGGGATGTATGCGGCGTTTGGCATCCTGGCGGCCCTGCGGGCCCGGGAGCGCACCGGCACCGGCCAGTGGGTGGACGCCGCGCTGCTGGACGGGCAGGTGAGCTGGCTCACCTATGCGGCGGCCATCTACTTCGCCACGGGGGAGAGCATGGGCCGCCTGGGCAGCGCGCACCCCACCATCGTGCCCTACCAGGCCTTCCGCACCGCGGACGGCTATCTGAATGTGGCGGTGGGCAGCGAGGCCATCTGGAAGCGGTTCTGCGAGGCCGTGGACCCCGGGCTGGCGGGTGACCCCCGCTACGCCACCAACCGGGACCGGGTCGCCCACCGGCGCGACCTGGTGGCCCACCTCAGCCGGCTGTTTGCCCGGCGGACCACCGCCGCCTGGATGGAGATCCTGGACGCGGCGGGGGTGCCCAACGGCCCCATCCTCACCATCGCCGAGGTTTTCGGTCATCCCCAGGTCCTCCACCGGCAGATGGTGGTGGAGATGGATCACCCCGCCGCCGGGCGCATCCGTCAGACCGGCCTGCCGGTCAAGCTGTCGGCCACTCCGGGCCGCCTGCGGACCCCGCCGCCCACGCTGGGCCAGCACACCACCGCCATCCTGCGGGAGCTGGGCTACTCGGACGCGGAGGTGGCGGCCCTGCGGGCGGACGGCGTGGTCTGA
- a CDS encoding (2Fe-2S)-binding protein, protein MGRGVTPARRGTRRSRQPSPSAPVPVSRQDVAVRINGTVYQAEVDVRTTLADFIRGHAGLTGTHLGCEHGVCGACTVLLNGEPVRSCLMLAVQADGAEVTTVEALGTPERLHPLQEAFREHHGLQCGFCTPGFLMTALAFLQENPRPTTEEIRQAIAGNLCRCTGYQGIVAAIADAARRMRGESGGG, encoded by the coding sequence ATGGGACGCGGCGTGACTCCTGCGCGGCGAGGCACCCGGCGCTCCCGGCAGCCGTCGCCCTCCGCCCCGGTCCCCGTCAGCCGGCAGGACGTGGCCGTGCGCATCAACGGCACGGTGTACCAGGCCGAGGTGGACGTGCGGACCACGCTGGCCGACTTCATCCGCGGCCACGCGGGCCTCACGGGCACTCACCTGGGCTGCGAGCACGGCGTGTGCGGGGCGTGCACGGTCCTGCTGAACGGGGAGCCGGTGCGCAGCTGCCTGATGCTGGCGGTCCAGGCGGACGGTGCCGAGGTCACGACGGTGGAGGCCCTGGGCACCCCCGAGCGCCTGCACCCCCTGCAGGAGGCGTTCCGGGAACACCACGGGTTGCAGTGCGGGTTCTGCACCCCGGGATTTTTGATGACGGCGCTGGCGTTTCTGCAGGAGAATCCCCGCCCCACCACCGAGGAGATCCGCCAGGCCATCGCCGGCAACCTGTGCCGGTGCACAGGGTATCAGGGGATCGTGGCGGCCATCGCCGATGCCGCCCGGCGGATGCGTGGCGAGAGCGGTGGGGGTTGA
- a CDS encoding cyclase family protein — MALKPFDLSRCRVLDLSQNFSIDSPPFAYYEGPKITWVKKIAFEGVNAQHISTTNHIATHLDSPLHFFDPGPDVAGIPIEQLVGPACVVDLQQFGIGDYGIYGPDHFEAWERKYNIRIERGDILVIHTGYHAYYNEDWSPHTRSQHPDARPDLPRAFLRHPGPRAEFCRWVLDRGIRWMAIDAISTDHPFNTKVRDARRDLIPEVERTIGMSLDEAFPWPRDYQATHTLLFPRGVFHIENVGGHIDLILNQRVWVGAFPFRFKGGEAAFCRFVAFVEA, encoded by the coding sequence ATGGCGCTCAAGCCCTTTGACCTGAGCCGGTGCCGCGTGCTGGACCTCAGCCAGAACTTCAGCATCGACTCCCCGCCCTTCGCCTACTACGAAGGGCCCAAGATCACCTGGGTGAAGAAGATCGCCTTTGAGGGCGTCAACGCCCAGCACATCTCCACCACCAACCACATCGCCACCCATCTGGACTCGCCGCTGCACTTCTTCGACCCGGGCCCCGACGTCGCCGGCATCCCCATCGAGCAGCTGGTGGGCCCGGCCTGCGTGGTGGACCTGCAGCAGTTCGGCATCGGCGACTACGGCATCTACGGTCCGGATCACTTCGAGGCGTGGGAGCGCAAGTACAACATCCGCATCGAGCGCGGCGACATTCTGGTGATCCACACCGGCTACCACGCCTACTACAACGAGGACTGGTCTCCCCACACCCGCTCCCAGCACCCCGACGCGCGCCCGGACCTGCCCCGGGCGTTCCTGCGCCACCCCGGGCCGCGGGCGGAGTTCTGCCGGTGGGTGCTGGACCGGGGAATCCGCTGGATGGCCATCGACGCCATCAGCACCGACCACCCGTTCAACACCAAGGTGCGGGACGCCCGGCGGGACCTGATCCCCGAGGTGGAGCGCACGATCGGCATGTCGCTGGACGAGGCCTTCCCCTGGCCCCGGGACTACCAGGCCACCCACACCCTGCTGTTCCCCCGCGGGGTGTTCCACATCGAGAACGTGGGCGGCCACATCGACCTGATCCTCAACCAGCGGGTGTGGGTCGGGGCGTTCCCGTTCCGCTTCAAGGGCGGGGAGGCGGCCTTCTGCCGGTTCGTCGCGTTCGTGGAGGCGTGA
- a CDS encoding xanthine dehydrogenase family protein subunit M, with product MKPPPFRYAAPASVDQVVSLLAAHGPEAKLLAGGQSLMPLLNLRLARPAVLVDLNRVRELDYIREEDGQVIIGAMTRQRTAERSPVVRRRLPLLADALPLIGHPPIRTRGTVGGSIAHADPSAELPAVLVALDGSVVVRGPGGTRTVPAAEFFVSYLTTVLGPEDLLVEVRLPAHGDAGTAFLEVARRHGDFALVGVAVLARVSENRCRGVRLAFTGVGPTPVRVPEAEEAAEGRELTAAVCAEVRTAVEARLQPDSDIHASAAYRREVAGVLAERALRLAVQRAREVE from the coding sequence ATGAAACCGCCGCCTTTCCGGTACGCCGCGCCCGCGTCGGTGGACCAGGTCGTGAGCCTGCTGGCCGCCCACGGCCCGGAGGCCAAGCTCCTGGCGGGAGGCCAGAGCCTGATGCCCCTGCTCAACCTGCGCCTGGCCCGTCCGGCAGTCCTCGTGGACCTGAACCGGGTGCGGGAACTGGACTACATCCGGGAGGAAGACGGCCAGGTGATCATTGGCGCCATGACCCGGCAGCGGACTGCCGAGCGGTCCCCGGTGGTGCGCCGGCGGCTGCCCCTGCTGGCGGACGCGCTGCCCCTGATCGGGCATCCGCCCATCCGCACCCGCGGGACGGTGGGCGGCAGCATCGCCCACGCCGACCCCTCTGCCGAGCTGCCGGCGGTCCTGGTGGCGCTGGACGGCTCCGTGGTGGTGCGGGGCCCCGGGGGCACCCGGACGGTCCCGGCCGCGGAGTTCTTCGTCTCCTACCTGACCACCGTCCTCGGGCCGGAGGACCTGCTGGTGGAGGTGCGCCTGCCGGCCCACGGGGACGCGGGCACGGCCTTCCTGGAGGTGGCCCGCCGCCACGGTGACTTTGCCCTGGTGGGGGTGGCGGTGCTGGCGCGAGTATCGGAGAACCGCTGCCGGGGAGTGCGCCTGGCGTTCACGGGTGTGGGGCCGACACCGGTGCGCGTGCCCGAGGCCGAGGAGGCGGCCGAGGGGCGCGAGCTGACGGCGGCGGTGTGCGCGGAGGTGCGCACGGCGGTGGAGGCGCGGCTGCAGCCCGACAGCGACATCCACGCCTCCGCCGCCTACCGGCGCGAGGTGGCCGGCGTGCTGGCCGAGCGGGCCCTGCGGCTGGCCGTCCAGCGGGCCCGGGAGGTGGAGTGA
- a CDS encoding acetyl-CoA carboxylase carboxyltransferase subunit alpha gives MRVRRQPTAGPPEQAVTCPQCASAVSAQALRDALYVCPACQAHLHMPARDRIASLADPRSFREFDRGLVSVDPLRFTDRRAYRDRLAEARRATGLREAAVVGEARLLGQRVVLVVFDFGFLGGTMGSVVGEKVADAFEYATRARLPVVSVVCSGGARMQEGMLSLMQMAKTAAARAAHDRAGLAHIAVLTDPTFGGVAASFASLGDVLIAEPGAQIGFVGPRVIDLTLGEPQPPDSHRAETLLRAGLLDMVVPRPALRPTLGYLVARLTRPPALRRRPAPADVIRRRPRPAEPPWQAVQLARHPERPTALSYIERLCDRFVELHGDRQSGDDPAVVCGVGEMGGRTVVIVAHERGRSPEEQAARRRGMPFPEGYRKALRVMMLAGKFGLPVLTLIDTPGAYPGYQAEQRGIAQALAANLQAMASLPAPIVSVVIGEGGSGGALALGVADRVLMQEHAIYSVISPEGAAAILFRDASRVQQVAEALKITADDLLRLGIIDGIVAEPPGGAHTDPDGAARMLGQAVAAALDELSDLRPQALVRRRYRRYRHIGEVGVYWRQVVREEMQELLDSLEQRLRPRG, from the coding sequence GTGCGGGTGCGTCGGCAGCCGACCGCGGGTCCGCCGGAGCAGGCGGTGACCTGTCCGCAGTGTGCGTCGGCGGTCTCCGCGCAGGCCCTGCGGGACGCGCTGTACGTCTGTCCGGCCTGCCAGGCGCACCTGCACATGCCGGCGCGGGACCGCATCGCCTCGCTGGCCGACCCGCGCTCGTTCCGGGAGTTCGACCGCGGGCTGGTGTCGGTGGACCCGCTGCGCTTCACCGACCGCCGTGCCTACCGGGACCGGCTGGCCGAGGCCCGCCGGGCGACCGGGCTGCGGGAGGCGGCGGTGGTGGGCGAGGCGCGCCTGCTGGGCCAGCGGGTGGTGCTGGTCGTGTTCGACTTCGGCTTTCTGGGCGGCACCATGGGCTCGGTGGTGGGCGAAAAGGTCGCCGACGCCTTCGAGTACGCCACCCGGGCGCGCCTCCCGGTGGTGAGTGTGGTCTGCAGCGGCGGGGCGCGGATGCAGGAGGGGATGCTGTCGCTGATGCAGATGGCCAAGACCGCCGCCGCCCGGGCGGCCCACGACCGCGCCGGCCTGGCGCACATCGCGGTCCTGACCGATCCCACCTTCGGCGGGGTGGCCGCCAGCTTCGCCTCCCTGGGGGATGTGCTGATCGCCGAGCCCGGCGCCCAGATCGGGTTTGTGGGGCCCCGGGTCATCGACCTGACCCTGGGAGAACCCCAGCCCCCGGACTCTCACCGGGCCGAGACATTGCTGCGGGCGGGGCTGCTGGACATGGTGGTGCCGCGGCCGGCCCTGCGCCCGACCCTGGGCTATCTGGTCGCCCGGCTGACCCGGCCGCCGGCCCTCCGCCGGCGGCCGGCACCCGCCGACGTGATCCGCCGGCGGCCGCGCCCGGCCGAGCCGCCCTGGCAGGCGGTGCAGCTGGCCCGCCATCCCGAGCGGCCCACCGCCCTCAGCTACATCGAGCGGCTGTGCGACCGCTTCGTGGAACTGCACGGCGACCGCCAGTCCGGCGACGATCCGGCGGTGGTGTGCGGGGTGGGCGAGATGGGCGGGCGCACGGTCGTGATCGTCGCCCACGAGCGGGGCCGGAGTCCCGAGGAGCAGGCGGCGCGGCGCCGCGGGATGCCTTTCCCCGAAGGCTACCGCAAAGCGCTGCGGGTCATGATGCTGGCCGGCAAGTTCGGCCTGCCGGTGCTGACCTTGATCGACACCCCGGGGGCGTACCCGGGCTACCAGGCCGAGCAGCGCGGTATCGCCCAGGCCCTGGCCGCCAACTTGCAGGCGATGGCGTCTCTGCCGGCGCCCATCGTCTCGGTGGTGATCGGCGAGGGCGGCAGCGGGGGCGCCCTGGCCCTGGGGGTCGCCGACCGGGTGCTGATGCAGGAGCACGCCATCTACTCGGTGATCTCGCCGGAAGGGGCGGCCGCCATCCTGTTCCGGGATGCCTCCCGGGTGCAGCAGGTGGCGGAGGCGCTGAAGATCACCGCCGACGACCTCCTCCGCCTGGGCATCATCGACGGCATCGTGGCCGAGCCGCCCGGCGGGGCCCACACCGACCCCGATGGGGCCGCCCGGATGCTGGGTCAGGCGGTGGCGGCCGCGCTGGACGAGCTGTCGGACCTCCGGCCCCAGGCGCTGGTGCGGCGCCGGTACCGCCGCTACCGGCACATCGGCGAAGTGGGCGTCTACTGGCGGCAGGTGGTCCGGGAAGAGATGCAGGAGCTTCTGGACAGCCTCGAGCAGCGCCTGCGCCCCCGCGGCTGA